A genomic segment from Helicobacter sp. NHP19-012 encodes:
- a CDS encoding 2-hydroxymuconate tautomerase family protein — MPFINIKITQEEGQPTKEQKQALIAEVTQVVAKVLKRDRIASTTVIIEEINTDNYGLGGKSVTQIREGGQF, encoded by the coding sequence ATGCCTTTTATCAACATCAAAATCACTCAAGAAGAGGGGCAACCCACAAAAGAGCAAAAACAGGCTTTGATTGCAGAGGTTACACAAGTGGTCGCTAAGGTTTTAAAGCGCGATCGCATTGCTTCTACCACTGTCATCATCGAGGAGATCAACACCGATAACTATGGCTTGGGAGGTAAGAGCGTTACACAGATACGCGAAGGTGGTCAATTTTAA
- a CDS encoding SEL1-like repeat protein has translation MGHGQAHYAIAVVYHYGHDREQNTKKAREHYQKAVRALIQLV, from the coding sequence ATGGGACACGGACAAGCCCATTATGCCATAGCAGTGGTCTATCACTATGGACACGATAGAGAACAAAACACAAAGAAAGCCAGGGAGCATTACCAAAAAGCTGTAAGGGCATTAATCCAACTTGTCTAG
- a CDS encoding pirin family protein, with protein MKQVDRVYDAPSKHWVGNGFYVASMFSYHDTHKNCDPFLLLDYNAPYHFKGGGGEFGVGSHPHKGFETVTIAYSGEVEHTDSHGGGGIITPGDVQWMTAGSGILHQEFYSKKFAKEGGVFEVVQLWVNLPKAHKLTPPKYQAITAQEIPSVALEGTSKARIIAGELKGVKGPATTFSPINLWDLEVHGGDVLRLEVPKSHNVLMLVLGGVVELERHRAHKEQLITFQKGGSQIDLLALEKAKVLMLTGEPLNEPVVGYGPFVMNTQREIEQAMADVRSGCFGNL; from the coding sequence ATGAAACAAGTGGATAGGGTTTATGACGCGCCCTCCAAACATTGGGTGGGCAATGGGTTTTATGTCGCCTCGATGTTTAGTTACCACGATACACACAAAAATTGCGACCCGTTTTTGCTCCTAGACTACAACGCACCCTACCATTTTAAAGGGGGTGGAGGGGAGTTTGGCGTGGGATCGCACCCCCATAAGGGCTTTGAAACGGTAACCATCGCCTATAGCGGTGAAGTGGAGCACACAGATTCGCATGGGGGAGGGGGGATCATCACCCCCGGGGATGTGCAATGGATGACAGCAGGTTCTGGCATTTTGCACCAAGAGTTTTATTCCAAGAAGTTTGCCAAAGAAGGCGGGGTGTTTGAAGTGGTGCAGCTTTGGGTGAATTTGCCCAAAGCCCATAAATTAACTCCTCCTAAATACCAGGCGATCACCGCACAAGAGATCCCAAGCGTAGCCCTAGAGGGCACAAGCAAGGCGCGGATCATCGCAGGGGAGTTAAAAGGTGTCAAGGGTCCAGCAACAACCTTTTCTCCCATCAATCTGTGGGATTTAGAGGTACACGGTGGCGATGTTTTGCGTTTAGAGGTCCCAAAAAGCCACAATGTCTTGATGTTGGTGCTGGGTGGTGTGGTTGAATTAGAAAGACACCGCGCGCACAAAGAACAGCTTATCACCTTTCAAAAGGGAGGATCGCAAATCGATCTTTTGGCCCTTGAAAAAGCTAAGGTGCTTATGCTCACAGGCGAACCGCTCAATGAACCCGTGGTCGGCTATGGACCTTTTGTCATGAACACGCAAAGAGAGATTGAGCAAGCCATGGCAGATGTGCGCTCAGGGTGTTTTGGGAATCTTTGA
- a CDS encoding NAD(P)H-dependent oxidoreductase → MSTLVVLAHPDLQKSRVNKALKESISHKGAVFSQLYQKYPDFKIDVAAEQQLLTQAERIVFQFPIFWYSYPPLFKKYLDDVLAYGFAYGSNGKALHSKEFSLAVSLGSPIENYTKGGSQTLLTIEDILAPLKATTLFVGGTYTGHFATFGALNLSDQDLAIHCQDYQEFVK, encoded by the coding sequence ATGTCTACTTTAGTTGTTTTAGCCCACCCCGATTTGCAAAAATCCCGTGTCAACAAAGCTTTAAAAGAAAGTATTAGCCATAAAGGTGCGGTGTTTAGCCAGCTTTATCAAAAATACCCGGATTTTAAAATTGATGTCGCTGCCGAACAACAACTGCTCACACAAGCCGAGCGGATCGTGTTTCAATTCCCCATCTTTTGGTATTCCTACCCCCCTTTGTTTAAAAAGTATTTGGACGATGTGCTCGCCTATGGTTTTGCCTATGGCTCTAATGGCAAGGCGTTGCATAGCAAAGAGTTTTCCTTAGCCGTGAGTTTAGGCTCACCCATAGAGAATTACACTAAGGGGGGTTCTCAAACACTGCTCACCATAGAAGACATTTTAGCCCCCCTTAAAGCCACTACCCTATTTGTGGGGGGCACATACACAGGCCATTTTGCCACCTTTGGGGCTTTGAATTTAAGCGATCAGGATTTAGCTATCCATTGCCAAGATTATCAAGAGTTTGTTAAGTAA
- the thiE gene encoding thiamine phosphate synthase, with protein MGVALKGVYGLSDESLTPYDQLPNMLECAIQGGITLFQLRDKTHSDTELLNLAKDLAKLCARHGVGFIVNDRLELALQCGAFGLHLGQEDTPLEEARKHFKGVIGISCYGDLTRAKQAQDLGADYIAFGACFNSPTKPKASTISKEVFTQARACLKLPLCAIGGLTPTNLATLPPLDMAAVISSLWVGDIAQNARVLKEIFNAQS; from the coding sequence GTGGGAGTAGCCCTAAAGGGGGTGTATGGCTTGAGCGATGAGAGCCTAACCCCCTATGATCAATTGCCAAACATGCTAGAGTGTGCTATTCAAGGTGGAATTACCCTCTTTCAGCTTAGGGATAAAACCCATAGCGATACAGAATTACTAAATCTAGCCAAAGATTTAGCCAAGCTGTGCGCAAGGCATGGTGTGGGCTTTATTGTGAATGATCGCCTAGAGTTGGCTTTGCAATGTGGGGCTTTTGGTTTGCACTTGGGGCAAGAGGACACACCCCTAGAAGAAGCCCGCAAACACTTTAAGGGGGTGATCGGGATTTCGTGCTATGGGGATTTAACTAGGGCAAAACAGGCGCAAGACTTAGGGGCTGATTATATCGCCTTTGGGGCGTGCTTTAATTCGCCCACTAAACCTAAAGCCTCCACAATTTCTAAAGAAGTCTTTACACAAGCTAGGGCGTGCTTGAAGTTGCCCCTTTGTGCCATAGGAGGACTGACACCAACTAATTTAGCCACTCTCCCCCCCCTTGATATGGCAGCGGTGATCTCTAGTTTGTGGGTGGGCGATATAGCCCAAAACGCTAGAGTCTTAAAGGAAATTTTCAATGCGCAGTCCTAG
- the guaA gene encoding glutamine-hydrolyzing GMP synthase — protein MAIELIVLDFGSQYTQLIARRLREVGVYTEIYPYFTPTKDLLAKNPKGIILSGGPASVYDKDAYRCAPELFETNLPMLGICYGMQLLVDSFGGQVRAAHRQEFGKAHLELLEKHPLLEGVDNLSVVWMSHADRVESLPPNFKALAKSANTPFCAIAHTTKPLFGLQFHPEVVHSVQGTQILKNFALKICGCKATWDMQTFASQEIAKIKEKVGTDRILCAVSGGVDSSVVASLCYKAVGAQTEAVFVDHGLLRLGEKEQVVKMFTDLKIPLHVVDASSLFLERLRGVSEPEEKRKIIGMAFIEVFEKKAKELEKRGKIKYLAQGTLYPDVIESVSVKGPSKVIKSHHNVGGLPEKMDFVLLEPLRELFKDEVRALGAQLGLPQDMLKRHPFPGPGLAIRILGAIGYDSLELVRLADQIFIQALHDAKLYHSVWQAFCVLLNVCSVGVMGDNRTYDNTLALRAVCASDGMSAHFAPLPFEFLESVANKIINEVKGINRVVYDITSKPPGTIEWE, from the coding sequence ATGGCGATTGAACTGATTGTTTTAGATTTTGGGAGTCAATACACCCAGCTTATCGCTAGGCGTTTACGCGAAGTGGGCGTTTATACCGAGATTTACCCCTACTTCACCCCCACTAAGGATTTATTAGCAAAAAACCCAAAGGGGATCATTTTAAGCGGAGGACCCGCAAGCGTCTACGACAAAGACGCTTATAGATGTGCTCCCGAGCTTTTTGAAACCAACTTGCCCATGTTGGGTATTTGCTATGGCATGCAACTTTTAGTGGATAGCTTTGGTGGGCAAGTTAGGGCGGCACATCGCCAAGAATTTGGCAAGGCGCATCTAGAGCTTTTAGAAAAACACCCCCTATTAGAGGGCGTGGATAATTTAAGCGTGGTGTGGATGAGCCACGCCGACCGCGTGGAAAGCCTACCGCCTAACTTCAAAGCCCTAGCTAAGAGCGCAAACACCCCCTTTTGCGCCATAGCGCACACCACAAAGCCCCTTTTTGGCTTGCAATTCCACCCGGAGGTGGTGCACAGCGTGCAAGGGACACAGATTTTAAAAAACTTTGCGCTTAAGATCTGTGGGTGCAAAGCCACTTGGGACATGCAAACCTTTGCTAGCCAAGAGATTGCAAAGATAAAAGAAAAGGTGGGCACAGATAGGATTTTATGCGCTGTGAGTGGGGGCGTGGATTCGAGCGTGGTCGCTAGCTTGTGCTATAAAGCGGTGGGGGCGCAAACGGAAGCTGTGTTTGTGGATCACGGGCTCTTGCGCTTGGGTGAAAAAGAGCAGGTCGTTAAAATGTTTACCGACTTAAAAATCCCCTTGCATGTGGTCGATGCGTCTAGCTTGTTTTTAGAGAGGCTAAGGGGCGTGAGTGAGCCCGAAGAAAAGCGTAAAATCATCGGCATGGCTTTCATCGAGGTTTTTGAAAAGAAAGCTAAAGAGCTAGAGAAGAGGGGCAAGATCAAATATTTAGCACAAGGCACGCTTTACCCCGATGTGATTGAATCGGTGAGCGTGAAAGGCCCTTCTAAGGTGATTAAGTCCCACCACAATGTGGGGGGTCTGCCCGAAAAAATGGATTTTGTGCTGTTAGAGCCTCTAAGGGAGTTGTTTAAAGACGAAGTTAGGGCTTTGGGCGCACAGCTAGGGTTGCCCCAAGACATGCTAAAACGCCACCCCTTTCCGGGCCCCGGATTAGCGATCCGCATTTTAGGGGCTATCGGTTATGATAGTTTAGAGCTCGTGCGCCTAGCAGATCAAATTTTTATCCAAGCTCTGCACGATGCCAAACTTTACCATTCAGTGTGGCAAGCCTTTTGCGTGCTTTTAAATGTGTGCTCTGTAGGGGTGATGGGCGATAACCGCACCTACGACAACACTTTAGCCTTGCGGGCGGTGTGTGCCAGCGATGGCATGAGCGCACACTTTGCACCCCTACCTTTTGAGTTTTTAGAGAGCGTAGCAAACAAAATCATTAACGAAGTGAAGGGGATCAACCGGGTTGTCTACGACATCACTTCTAAGCCCCCGGGGACAATTGAGTGGGAGTAG